One Ostrea edulis chromosome 2, xbOstEdul1.1, whole genome shotgun sequence genomic region harbors:
- the LOC125661423 gene encoding uncharacterized protein LOC125661423 isoform X3, with the protein MKIDYRRQLVLFREDKVEKLTKSPIPPNVREQYNKKIRKWREEDKLYYETHNFPSVMEKVKNQRYVTFVGVPGSGKSATAHHISLKLQDEGYEVVPTIDVRKMEDYGDPSNPQVFVIDDVMGVFGLQKTKLDVLTDYKENITDSCMVKSRTLMTCREAVFNETLPYKPFLTKEETVIKLHSSDNALNDKDKKQILKKYGLNVNLISPALLTSTSRMFPLLCKLFSKETKFQALGSTFFLNPVQCIIDELDDMQRHSKLNYAVLVLCMLNENSLSRDILKDKHCIDKKMNVSENCRLEHYTDTKFMDALSALEGTYTKQCGVQYTFIHDSMFEICAYHYGKQFPDQMLLYMSSSYIANSVKPQTSEPGIVNKLREKQSDSQSIERCEGSNDSEGKEKESDDKNSLRGESFDLCIRLPEDQYPLLAERLYRDIQNMELYDVFRNQVLKHPQVCKAFIRELETKSNTELKSVFLSSRGEVDKIVSTRKRVEKESEERLELGRQTVLVGQREKRDDEGERLWLEYTYNVRVISWVIYYGHYQIIEYIVQQTEQPNEISELFWVTGNSPHQSKSGIDACNKQESDINRLVEECRLLLLSCYSGDVQIVRFLLPVCKKAINGIGRIREDNYWSHLPLTAACNGGHVSIVKELMKAGADVNLQDRWGNTPLLAACKGGHVSVVKELVKAGADVNLQDDNRNTSLLAACKGGHVSVVEELVKAGAVNLQDRWGNTPLLAACKRGHVSVVEELVKAGADVNLKDDDGNTPLHAACKGGHVSVVEGLVKAGADVNLQDDDGNTRLLAACKRGHVSVVKELVKVGADVNLQGRLKITPLLAACKRGHVSVVEELVKAGADVNLQDEDKNTPLLAACKRGHVSVVEELVKAGVDVNIQITQEYRTPLLAACKRGHVSVVKELVKAGADVNLQITGIWVNTPLIAACNGGHVSVVEELVEAGADVNLHDNMGNTPLILACMRGHVSVVKELVKAGADDNLQGDMGNTPLLAACKGGYVSVVKELVKAGLQDNMRNTPLITACNRGHVSIVKELVKAGTDVNLKDDDGNTPLLAACKGGHASVVEELMKAGADVNLQDNMRNTPLLAACNRGHVSVVEELMKAGVDVNLQDRQRSNTPLIAVYEGRHVSVVEGLVRAGADVNGQDDDKKTLLLAACKGGHVSVVEGLLKAGSDVNLQDNMGNTPLIAACEKGHVSVVEELVKAGADVNLQDRKGYNTPLIVACEGGHVSVVKELVKAGADINLQDNMGNTPLIAACKGGHVSVVEGLVKARADVNLQDNMGNTPLLAACEGGHKSVVEELVKAGADVNLQDGDGNTPLLAACKGGHVSIVKELVKAGGDVNVQVDMRNTPLLAACEGGHVSVVEELVKAGADVNLQDDDRNTPLLAACKGGHVSIVEGLMKAGADANVQDNMGKTPLITACNKGHASVVKELVAAGADVNLQDSEGYPPLMSACKGGHGSVVKVLVKAGADVNLQDRRRINKPLLGACKRGHVCIVKELMKAGVNVNLRDDHWITLLLAACKRGHVNVVKELVTAGADVNLQVGERYTPLIAVCYKGHVRLVEELVKSRADVNLQDKKGNTPLIAACKGGHVSVVERLMKAGADVNKQDNMGYTPLIAACEGGHASVVEELVKAGADVNLQGRLRNTPLIAACYRGHVSVIEKLVKAGADFNLQDNMRNTPLIAACKGGHVSVVEGLVKAGADVNLQDDDGNTPLLAACKGGHVSIVEELVKAGVDVNLQDSMRNTPLLAACKGGHVSIVEGVVKAGADVNLQDDEGNTPLLAAGKGGHVSIVEGLVNAGTDVNLQDDDGNTPLLAACKGGHVSVVKELVKAGADVNLQGDYTNTPLIGAVRKCHLSTVKCLVEHGAGLVIQDVDINVSAVYKALILNKSDIVKYIIQEQNRIIPGKFNGNVHLLNCLVDIRHAGVKTDSRDEVVVTDRSVWSMDRGGDLCKTISKGDCDVLRRLLCVGLDVDQSIQFYGKYNKSDVIPLLYTLIDERYGVSYRAGKARILLQAGADVNVRVRYKKYGSVLDREGVSVLERTRRLLCKHSDSKYWILRDRVSWKIDRMTEYGRVMCEIKKHVRRHSV; encoded by the exons ATGAAAATCGATTACAGAAGGCAGTTAGTTCTCTTTCGTGAAG ATAAAGTGGAGAAACTAACAAAGTCCCCCATTCCCCCAAATGTGAGAG agcaatacaaTAAGAAAATTCGGAAATGGAGAGAGGAAGACAAGCTTTACTATGAAACCCACAACTTTCCGTCAGTGATGGAGAAGGTGAAAAACCAACGTTACGTAACGTTTGTTGGTGTGCCTGGGTCTGGGAAGTCTGCCACGGCTCACCACATTTCCCTCAAGCTCCAGGACGAAGGTTACGAAGTTGTACCAACCATAGACGTCAGGAAGATGGAGGACTATGGTGATCCCAGTAATCCGCAAgtttttgttattgatgatgTGATGGGTGTCTTTGGACTCCAGAAAACTAAATTAGATGTGTTGACTGATTATAAAGAGAATATAACAGATTCTTGCATGGTTAAGTCTAGAACTTTGATGACATGTAGAGAGGCTGTGTTCAATGAGACGCTACCCTACAAACCCTTCCTTACCAAAGAAGAAACGGTGATTAAGTTACACAGTTCTGATAATGCATTAAATGACAAAGACAAAAAACAAATTCTCAAGAAATATGGTTTAAATGTAAATCTGATTTCACCTGCATTGCTGACATCAACATCTCGCATGTTTCCTCTTCTCTGTAAATTGTTTTCTAAGGAAACAAAATTCCAAGCTCTTGGTTCAACGTTTTTCCTGAATCCAGTCCAATGTATCATTGATGAACTTGATGATATGCAAAGACATAGCAAACTGAATTATGCGGTACTTGTTTTGTGTATGCTGAATGAAAACAGTCTCTCAAGAGACATTTTAAAGGATAAACATTgtattgataagaaaatgaatGTTTCGGAAAACTGCAGATTAGAGCACTACACTGATACTAAGTTTATGGATGCCTTGTCAGCATTGGAGGGGACCTACACAAAACAGTGTGGTGTACAATACACATTTATACATGACTCCATGTTTGAAATCTGTGCTTATCACTATGGCAAACAGTTTCCTGACCAAATGTTGCTGTATATGAGTAGTAGTTATATTGCTAATTCTGTTAAACCGCAGACAAGTGAACCAGGTATTGTTAACAAACTGAGAGAGAAACAGAGTGATTCTCAATCTATTGAACGGTGTGAGGGTAGCAATGATAGTGAAGGAAAAGAGAAGGAGAGCGATGATAAAAACAGTCTGAGAGGGGAATCGTTTGATCTGTGTATAAGGTTACCTGAGGATCAGTACCCACTGTTAGCAGAGAGATTGTACAGAGACATACAGAACATGGAGCTATATGATGTTTTCAGGAATCAGGTTTTAAAACACCCCCAGGTGTGTAAGGCTTTTATTCGTGAGCTAGAAACAAAGTCAAACACAGAATTAAAATCTGTGTTTCTGTCCAGTCGGGGAGAGGTAGATAAGATAGTGAGTACACGAAAGCGTGTGGAGAAGGAGAGTGAGGAGAGGCTGGAGTTGGGGAGACAGACGGTGCTGGTGGGTCAGAGGGAGAAACGAGATGATGAGGGAGAAAGATTATGGTTGGAATACACGTACAATGTGAGAGTGATCAGCTGGGTGATTTACTATGGACATTATCAGATAATAGAGTACATAGTACAACAGACTGAACAACCCAATGAAATAAGTGAATTGTTTTGGGTAACGGGAAATTCTCCACATCAATCTAAATCTGGGATAGATGCATGTAATAAACAGGAAAGTGATATCAATAGGCTTGTAGAAGAGTGTAGATTACTTTTATTGAGTTGTTATAGTGGTGATGTACAGATTGTCAGATTTCTGCTTCCTGTCTGTAAGAAAGCAATAAATGGGATAGGTCGGATCAGAGAAGATAATTATTGGTCTCATTTACCTCTTACTGCTGCATGTAATGGAGGACATGTAAGTATAGTGAAGGAGCTgatgaaggcgggggctgatgtcaatctacaggataGATGGGGGAATACACCACTGCTAGCTGCATGTAAGGGAGGACATGTGAGTGTAGtgaaggagctggtgaaggcgggggctgatgtcaatctacaggatgATAACAGGAATACATCACTGCTAGCTGCATGTAAGGGAGGACATGTGAGTGtagtggaggagctggtgaaggcgggggctgtCAATTTACAGGATAGATGGGGGAATACACCACTGTTAGCTGCATGTAAGAGAGGACATGTGAGTGTAGTGGaagagctggtgaaggcgggggctgatgtcaatctaaaGGATGATGACGGGAATACACCACTGCATGCTGCATGTAAGGGAGGACATGTGAGTGTAGTGGAGGGactggtgaaggcgggggctgatgtcaatctacaggatgATGATGGGAATACACGACTGCTAGCTGCATGTAAGAGAGGACATGTGAGTGTAGTGAAGGAGCTGGTGAAAgtgggggctgatgtcaatttACAGGGTAGACTGAAGATTACACCACTGCTAGCTGCATGTAAGAGAGGACATGTGAGTGTAGTGGAGGAGCTAGTGAAGGCGggtgctgatgtcaatctacaggatgAGGACAAGAATACACCACTGCTAGCTGCATGTAAGAGAGGACATGTGAGTGtagtggaggagctggtgaaggctgGGGTTGACGTCAATATACAGATTACACAGGAGTATCGTACACCACTGCTAGCTGCATGTAAGAGAGGACATGTGAGTGTAGtgaaggagctggtgaaggcgggggctgatgtcaatctacagatTACCGGTATATGGGtgaatacaccactgatagctgcatgtAATGGAGGACATGTGAGTGTAGTGGAGGAGCTGGTGGAGGCGGgagctgatgtcaatctacatgATAATATGgggaatacaccactgataCTTGCATGTATGAGAGGACATGTGAGTGTAGTGAAAGAGCTGGTGAAGGCAGGGGCTGATGACAATTTACAGGGTGATATGGGGAATACACCACTGCTAGCTGCATGCAAGGGAGGATATGTGAGTGTAGtgaaggagctggtgaaggcggggcTACAGGATAATATGaggaatacaccactgataaCTGCATGTAATAGGGGACATGTGAGTATAGtgaaggagctggtgaaggcgggaACTGATGTCAATCTAAAGGATGATGACGGGAATACACCACTGCTAGCTGCATGTAAGGGAGGACATGCGAGTGTAGTGGAAGAACTgatgaaggcgggggctgatgtcaatctacaggataATATGAGGAATACACCACTGCTAGCTGCATGTAATAGAGGACATGTGAGTGTAGTGGAAGAGCTGATGAAGGCGGGGGTTGATGTTAATCTACAGGATAGACAAAGGTCTaatacaccactgatagctgTATATGAGGGGAGACATGTGAGTGTAGTGGAGGGCCTGGTGAGGGCGGGTGCTGATGTCAATGGACAGGATGATGACAAGAAAACACTACTGCTTGCTGCATGTAAGGGAGGACATGTGAGTGTAGTGGAGGGGTTGCTGAAGGCGGGGTCagatgtcaatctacaggataATATGgggaatacaccactgatagctgcatgtGAGAAAGGCCATGTGAGTGtagtggaggagctggtgaaggcgggggctgatgttAATTTACAGGATAGAAAGGGGTATAATACACCACTGATAGTTGCATGTGAGGGGGGACATGTGAGTGTAGTtaaggagctggtgaaggcgggggctgatatCAACCTACAGGATAATATGGGGAATACACCGCTGATAGCTGCATGTAAGGGAGGACATGTGAGTGTAGTGGAGGGGCTGGTTAAGGCgagggctgatgtcaatctacaggataATATGGGGAATACACCACTGCTAGCTGCATGTGAGGGAGGACATAAGAGTGtagtggaggagctggtgaaggcgggggctgatgttAATCTACAGGATGGTGACGGGAATACACCACTGCTAGCTGCATGTAAGGGAGGACATGTGAGTATAGtgaaggagctggtgaaggcggggggTGATGTCAATGTACAGGTTGATATGAGGAATACACCACTGCTAGCTGCATGTGAAGGAGGACATGTGAGTGtagtggaggagctggtgaaggcgggtgctgatgtcaatctacaggatgATGACAGGAATACACCACTCTTAGCTGCATGTAAGGGAGGACATGTGAGTATAGTGGAGGGGCTgatgaaggcgggggctgatgcCAATGTACAGGATAATATGGGGAAAACACCACTGATAACTGCATGTAATAAAGGACATGCGAGTGTAGTGAAGGAGTTGGTGGCGGcaggggctgatgtcaatctacaggataGTGAAGGGTATCCACCACTGATGTCTGCATGTAAGGGAGGACATGGGAGTGTAGTGAAGGTtctggtgaaggcgggggccgatgtcaatctacaggataGACGAAGGATTAATAAACCACTGCTAGGTGCATGTAAGAGAGGACATGTGTGTATAGTGAAAGAGCTTATGAAGGCGGGGGTCAATGTCAATCTACGGGATGATCACTGGATTACACTACTGCTAGCTGCATGTAAGAGAGGACATGTGAATGTAGTGAAGGAGCTGGTGACGGCGggtgctgatgtcaatctacaggtTGGAGAGAGATatacaccactgatagctgTTTGTTATAAAGGACATGTGAGATtagtggaggagctggtgaagtcgagggctgatgtcaatctacaggataAGAAAgggaatacaccactgatagctgcatgtAAGGGAGGACATGTGAGTGTAGTGGAGAGACTGATGAAGGCGGGAGCTGATGTCAATAAACAAGATAATATGGGGTatacaccactgatagctgcatgtGAGGGAGGACATGCGAGTGTAGTGGAGGAGCTGGTaaaggcgggggctgatgtcaatctacagggtAGACTGaggaatacaccactgatagctgcatgtTATAGAGGACATGTGAGTGTAATAGAgaagctggtgaaggcgggggctgattTCAATCTACAGGATAATATGaggaatacaccactgatagctgcatgtAAGGGAGGACATGTGAGTGTAGTTGAGGGACTGGTaaaggcgggggctgatgtcaatctacaggatgATGACGGGAATACACCACTGCTAGCTGCATGTAAGGGAGGACATGTGAGTAtagtggaggagctggtgaaggcgggggtTGATGTCAATCTACAAGATAGTATGAGGAATACACCACTGCTAGCTGCATGTAAGGGAGGACATGTGAGTATAGTGGAGGGAGTGGTGAAGGCCGGGGCTGATGTAAATCTACAGGATGATGAAGGGAATACACCACTGCTAGCTGCAGGTAAGGGAGGACATGTGAGCATAGTGGAGGGACTGGTGAATGCTGGgactgatgtcaatctacaggatgATGACGGGAATACACCACTGCTAGCTGCATGTAAGGGAGGACATGTAAGTGTAGtgaaggagctggtgaaggcgggggctgatgtcaatctacagggtGATTACACGAATACACCACTGATAGGTGCAGTAAGAAAGTGTCATTTATCAACAGTGAAATGTCTAGTGGAACATGGAGCTGGCTTGGTTATTCAGGATGTTGATATCAATGTGTCAGCAGTATATAAAGCATTAATACTGAACAAATCAGATATAGTGAAATATATCATACAGGAACAAAATAGAATCATTCCTGGTAAATTTAATGGAAATGTACACCTACTTAACTGTCTGGTAGATATCAGACATGCTGGAGTTAAAACAGACAGTAGGGATGAAGTGGTGGTGACAGACAGATCAGTGTGGTCTATGGATAGAGGGGGAGATTTGTGTAAAACAATCAGTAAAGGAGACTGTGATGTACTGAGACGTCTGTTGTGTGTGGGTCTGGATGTCGATCAGTCGATACAGTTTTATGGTAAGTACAATAAGTCTGATGTGATACCTCTGTTGTATACACTTATTGATGAGCGGTATGGTGTTAGCTATAGA